One genomic window of Methanosarcina acetivorans C2A includes the following:
- a CDS encoding NosD domain-containing protein: MVSFAKNRYFVLFALTCMALLPLVQYVGADIGSNSTWSNDSVQNLDTGEFFGTIQAAIDASSDGATIVVYPGTHVENVDVYRQLTIRSSSGNPLDTVVRASSSGDHVFYVNASNVKISGFTISGANQKSPYAGIYLTRAKSCTVEDNIISGNWYGIYLDNSASNILSNNTVSSNSDTGIYLDNSASNVLSNNKVSSNSGTGICLLSSVNNKLTDNTVFSNYRNGIWLKDNSNTNILSGNLASSNTRAGFLLDNQCIGNSLENNVVDANGGHGVYLSAASNSNNLKNNTISSNTLYGIYLSSSGDNRVTEGNRITSNSRGICLSNSNSNRIFNNYFSNTENTYFEGSNTGNSWSTTKAEQVNVVDGPFVGGNFWARPDGTGLSQVSRDLTGDGFLDVEYNLTGTGANGNVDYLPLARTVIVDPSGEKGYTRIQDAVSASSSGYSVAVYPGTYSENVEISKELAIAAISELPQNTVVTASNPETHIFNVRSNGAVIRGFSITGATGTDSSSGIYLDGVSDCILGNNLVSKNSVGICLSNSEGNTLLNNSMSSNTYNFKDSGTLQNEIDTGNTVEGKPVYYLCEKSDVEIGSSSNAGTVYCINCNNITVKDLVLKDSPRGISFYNTGNSRILNNVVQNNFDGISLEASSGNTLDGNTVGKSANNGIYLSDSDSNMVINNTITENKVSGIYLSDSDSNTVINNTITENEVSGIGFSSSGDNLIYNNYFNNINNVDLGTDNSGNTWSTTATAGVNIIGGPMLGGNYWETPEGTGFSQTCTDVGEDYICRQTYTINNNNIDYLPLSNPAGVPPHVEFSANFTGGLAPLPVRFTASSSSIVWPVQWSWDFGDGTSVESGQNNINGTYTGSVDHIYRSAGEYTVNLTVSNGQTSAYKTSRIFVAEPFVSPLSIEKYVVSLDEDTKEIVIKSGYENVEVVDKTVLIRLEGINLYIFSESGFEEDEDGNLKGKYQYAKLEKTLESSKLGDNLTAGFSFSARLNGQLSALLNPDAGITCGPVPGTPNSSIEQAIQDSLNASSLSLNRVAYSLLIEKNGLEGIDISDVSLVMTGPPDYVDTDGGPEKFIIMSWCDGETERLTTGSNTSDSSFEFTGISSTGLSSEGSFVALLMSLASAPEEESEEEDSSGESSSGGSSSGRSSSGGGGGSVSPEDQDNVEIKELSQKFVISGTHVKFAFPRGVTVVSSIELDARRSFGKVSTFVEMLKGKSTLVTSLPEGKVYKNLNIWVGSGGAVTSDNIGNASIQFKIEKAWIRDNNISLSTITLHRYGEGSWTALPTTQVREDRAFYYFKAKTPGFSPFSITGSEKKLQSPEVVSFNERPKTVIKTVSREEKSAYEVPETAAGIQENENGNPSEKGRNLFIFAIPALIIGLVLAVRPVRNKVTGKVRSIISGERESFGFGMDEGEFSETGDSEVNAQGSTAVSKSDESSEIDRIAEEQKASAKKESYRDFISQLNKPKP, encoded by the coding sequence ATGGTTTCTTTCGCAAAAAACAGGTACTTCGTTTTATTTGCACTGACCTGTATGGCGTTGCTGCCACTGGTACAATACGTAGGTGCGGATATTGGGAGCAATAGCACCTGGTCCAACGATTCGGTACAAAACCTGGATACAGGGGAGTTCTTCGGCACAATTCAGGCAGCAATCGACGCTTCGAGTGATGGGGCTACTATAGTTGTTTATCCCGGCACTCATGTTGAGAACGTGGACGTTTACAGGCAGTTGACAATCAGGTCGTCTTCAGGAAATCCTCTTGATACTGTTGTCCGAGCTTCTTCTTCGGGAGACCACGTTTTCTATGTGAATGCAAGTAATGTAAAAATCAGCGGTTTTACTATTAGCGGGGCAAATCAAAAATCTCCTTACGCCGGGATTTACCTCACCAGAGCGAAAAGCTGTACCGTAGAAGACAATATCATATCCGGCAACTGGTATGGAATCTACCTGGACAACTCAGCAAGTAACATCCTGAGTAATAATACGGTGAGTTCAAACTCGGACACGGGAATCTATCTGGACAACTCAGCAAGTAACGTTCTGAGTAATAATAAGGTAAGCTCAAACTCGGGCACGGGCATCTGCCTGCTGAGTTCGGTTAATAACAAACTTACAGACAATACGGTTTTTTCTAACTATCGGAACGGCATCTGGCTGAAAGACAATAGTAACACCAATATCCTTAGCGGAAACCTGGCAAGTTCGAATACCAGAGCGGGTTTCCTGTTAGACAACCAGTGCATAGGCAACAGCCTGGAGAATAACGTAGTAGATGCTAACGGGGGTCACGGGGTCTATCTCAGCGCTGCCAGCAACAGCAATAATCTCAAGAACAATACTATAAGTTCGAATACGCTTTACGGAATTTATCTGAGTTCTTCCGGGGACAACCGGGTGACTGAAGGCAACAGGATCACAAGCAACAGCCGCGGGATCTGCCTGAGCAATTCCAATTCCAACCGTATATTTAACAATTACTTCAGTAATACCGAGAACACCTATTTTGAGGGGTCGAATACAGGAAACAGCTGGAGCACAACTAAAGCCGAACAGGTAAACGTAGTCGATGGCCCGTTTGTCGGAGGCAATTTCTGGGCAAGACCCGACGGTACGGGGCTCAGCCAGGTCAGCCGCGACCTTACCGGGGATGGTTTCCTTGATGTTGAGTACAATCTCACCGGCACAGGTGCAAACGGCAATGTAGACTACCTCCCCCTTGCCCGGACAGTCATAGTCGATCCTTCGGGTGAAAAAGGATATACAAGAATTCAGGACGCTGTAAGCGCCTCATCCAGCGGCTATTCGGTTGCGGTTTATCCGGGAACTTACAGTGAAAACGTAGAGATTTCAAAGGAACTTGCCATAGCAGCCATATCAGAACTGCCCCAAAATACGGTGGTCACTGCAAGTAATCCGGAAACGCATATATTCAACGTGCGCTCAAACGGGGCGGTCATCAGGGGATTTTCTATAACAGGGGCAACTGGCACGGATTCTTCGTCCGGGATTTACCTTGACGGAGTTTCGGACTGTATCCTGGGCAACAACCTCGTATCAAAAAATTCCGTAGGAATTTGCCTGAGCAATTCCGAAGGAAACACTCTCCTGAATAACAGTATGTCTTCAAATACATACAACTTTAAGGATAGCGGCACCCTTCAGAACGAAATCGATACCGGCAATACCGTTGAAGGAAAACCCGTTTACTATCTTTGTGAAAAATCGGACGTAGAAATCGGTTCCTCTTCCAATGCCGGAACAGTATACTGTATCAATTGCAATAACATTACAGTAAAGGATCTGGTCCTGAAGGACAGTCCCAGAGGCATTTCTTTCTACAATACCGGAAATTCGAGGATACTGAATAATGTTGTCCAGAATAACTTTGACGGGATCTCCCTTGAGGCGTCTTCCGGAAACACCCTGGACGGTAATACTGTCGGTAAAAGCGCAAATAACGGCATATACCTTTCCGATTCCGACTCTAACATGGTCATCAATAACACCATTACAGAAAATAAAGTCTCGGGTATATACCTTTCCGATTCCGACTCTAACACGGTCATCAATAACACCATTACAGAAAATGAAGTCTCAGGAATCGGCTTCAGTTCTTCCGGGGACAACCTGATTTACAACAATTACTTCAACAACATCAACAATGTGGACCTGGGAACGGACAATTCCGGGAATACCTGGAGTACGACGGCAACAGCGGGAGTAAACATAATTGGCGGCCCCATGCTTGGCGGGAATTACTGGGAAACCCCGGAGGGAACCGGGTTTAGCCAGACCTGCACTGATGTTGGTGAAGACTACATCTGCAGACAGACATATACTATCAACAATAACAACATTGACTATCTTCCACTTTCCAATCCTGCAGGGGTACCCCCCCACGTTGAATTCTCGGCTAATTTTACGGGGGGACTTGCTCCTCTTCCGGTTCGCTTTACGGCGTCTTCATCGAGCATAGTCTGGCCGGTTCAGTGGAGCTGGGATTTTGGAGACGGGACTTCTGTTGAGAGCGGACAAAATAATATAAACGGCACCTATACCGGCTCTGTTGACCACATATACCGCAGTGCCGGAGAATATACCGTCAATTTAACGGTTAGCAATGGTCAAACATCTGCATACAAAACGTCCAGAATCTTTGTTGCGGAACCTTTTGTCTCTCCCCTTTCAATAGAAAAATATGTTGTAAGCCTGGACGAAGATACAAAGGAAATCGTAATCAAATCCGGGTATGAAAATGTCGAAGTAGTGGATAAAACGGTTTTGATCCGGCTTGAAGGAATAAACCTGTACATATTTTCGGAAAGCGGTTTCGAGGAGGATGAAGACGGCAACCTGAAAGGTAAATACCAGTATGCAAAACTGGAAAAAACCCTGGAATCGTCAAAACTCGGGGATAATTTAACTGCTGGCTTTTCGTTCAGTGCCAGGCTCAACGGACAGCTTTCTGCACTTTTAAATCCTGACGCCGGGATTACCTGTGGGCCTGTGCCCGGAACTCCGAACAGCAGCATAGAACAGGCTATCCAAGATTCACTTAATGCCTCGTCCCTTTCCCTGAACAGGGTTGCATACTCCCTTCTCATCGAAAAGAATGGGTTAGAAGGGATCGATATAAGTGATGTAAGTCTGGTCATGACCGGCCCTCCGGATTATGTCGATACCGATGGTGGCCCTGAAAAATTCATAATTATGAGCTGGTGCGATGGGGAAACAGAAAGGTTAACGACAGGTAGCAACACTTCTGATTCGTCCTTTGAATTTACGGGAATTTCTTCCACAGGGCTCTCTTCCGAAGGTTCTTTTGTAGCGTTGCTTATGTCCCTTGCATCGGCACCCGAAGAAGAAAGTGAGGAGGAGGACAGTTCAGGTGAAAGTTCCTCAGGCGGAAGTTCCTCAGGTAGGAGTTCTTCCGGGGGAGGTGGAGGAAGTGTTTCTCCGGAAGATCAGGATAACGTTGAGATCAAAGAGCTCAGCCAGAAATTTGTTATCAGCGGCACTCATGTAAAGTTTGCTTTTCCGAGGGGCGTGACCGTTGTTTCATCTATTGAACTTGATGCCAGGAGGTCTTTTGGCAAGGTCAGTACATTCGTTGAGATGCTCAAAGGAAAATCAACTTTAGTCACATCCCTTCCTGAAGGAAAGGTCTATAAAAACCTCAATATCTGGGTAGGCTCAGGAGGAGCTGTAACCTCTGATAATATCGGAAATGCGTCTATACAGTTTAAAATAGAGAAAGCCTGGATACGGGACAACAACATAAGTCTGTCTACTATCACTTTACACAGGTACGGTGAAGGTTCCTGGACTGCACTTCCTACAACCCAGGTTAGAGAAGATAGAGCATTTTATTATTTCAAAGCTAAAACGCCCGGATTTTCGCCTTTTTCAATCACAGGTTCTGAAAAAAAGCTCCAGTCGCCAGAAGTTGTTTCCTTTAATGAAAGGCCTAAAACCGTTATTAAGACGGTTTCCCGGGAAGAAAAGTCTGCATATGAAGTGCCTGAGACTGCAGCAGGTATTCAAGAAAATGAAAACGGAAACCCTTCCGAAAAAGGAAGAAACCTCTTTATTTTTGCGATCCCGGCTTTAATTATCGGATTGGTACTTGCTGTTCGGCCTGTCAGGAACAAAGTCACAGGTAAAGTCAGAAGTATAATTTCCGGAGAAAGAGAATCGTTTGGTTTCGGAATGGATGAAGGAGAATTCTCTGAAACAGGGGACTCGGAGGTAAACGCTCAGGGATCTACCGCAGTTTCAAAATCAGATGAATCATCCGAAATAGACAGAATTGCTGAAGAACAGAAAGCTTCAGCTAAAAAAGAGTCATACAGGGATTTTATATCTCAACTAAATAAACCGAAGCCTTAA
- a CDS encoding A24 family peptidase C-terminal domain-containing protein, whose product MPVNKMSNIHKNILNVFFMIEILKILFAMAFLLYSCYSDLKARRVSNGVWKYMLVSGSVFVIYELFTGGTPYLKALFLSGVVVFISVYILFHLGAFGGGDAKGLLVLSILFPLYPIFQFSGEAYPLLGRPLIGLFTLTVLGNALLLTALIPLGMFCYNLLHFSPEMLKKPLYMLIGYRTEISSLKNKEYLALLEKFEVDEHGSIMKRFARTGLDFDANQKPELEEYMKKGLIGKDVWVTPGLPFMLSITAGFITAIVFGDFIFYIVMCLMLG is encoded by the coding sequence ATGCCCGTAAATAAGATGAGTAATATTCATAAAAACATTTTAAACGTGTTCTTCATGATTGAAATTCTCAAAATACTCTTTGCAATGGCCTTTCTGCTCTACTCGTGCTATTCCGACCTGAAAGCCCGCAGGGTCTCAAACGGGGTCTGGAAATACATGCTGGTGTCAGGTTCGGTGTTCGTAATTTATGAACTATTTACTGGTGGGACCCCCTATCTCAAAGCTCTGTTCCTTTCTGGAGTGGTAGTTTTTATTTCCGTTTATATCCTCTTCCACCTTGGGGCTTTCGGGGGCGGGGACGCAAAAGGACTTCTAGTGCTTTCCATCCTTTTCCCACTGTACCCTATCTTCCAGTTCTCGGGAGAGGCCTATCCCCTGTTAGGAAGACCTCTGATAGGGCTTTTTACCTTAACAGTCCTGGGAAATGCGCTCCTGCTGACAGCTCTTATCCCTCTCGGAATGTTCTGTTACAACCTCCTTCATTTCTCCCCTGAAATGCTGAAAAAACCCCTTTACATGCTCATCGGGTACAGGACGGAGATCTCTTCCCTGAAAAACAAAGAATATCTTGCCCTGCTCGAGAAATTTGAAGTCGACGAACATGGAAGTATCATGAAAAGGTTTGCAAGGACAGGCCTTGATTTTGATGCGAATCAAAAACCTGAACTTGAAGAATATATGAAAAAAGGGCTTATTGGAAAAGATGTCTGGGTTACCCCTGGCCTGCCTTTTATGCTCTCAATTACAGCGGGATTTATTACTGCTATTGTTTTCGGGGATTTCATATTTTATATTGTTATGTGTCTTATGCTGGGCTGA
- a CDS encoding PKD domain-containing protein, whose product MQLPSTDATTYEWDYGDNSGKSTEQNPSYVLTRAEGYDVVLTLVMAKGIQPQKTC is encoded by the coding sequence ATGCAACTACCATCAACCGATGCAACTACCTATGAATGGGACTACGGAGACAATTCCGGAAAATCCACAGAACAGAACCCATCCTATGTTCTCACCAGGGCAGAGGGTTACGATGTTGTCTTAACGTTGGTGATGGCAAAGGGCATACAGCCACAAAAGACATGTTGA
- a CDS encoding arsenate reductase ArsC, protein MTSNKRSKEKKKILFLCTHNSARSQMAEGLLRAIYGDRYEAYSAGVKATTVNPHAVQVMKEIGIDISGQYSKTPKEFQDTIFDMAVTVCDRAKVSCPICSTNLELPTEAPRAREVIHKSFEDPAAAMGSEEEQLKVFRRIRDEIKDWISQTFGK, encoded by the coding sequence ATGACATCAAATAAAAGATCGAAAGAAAAGAAAAAAATTCTATTTCTGTGCACCCACAACTCAGCCAGGTCCCAGATGGCTGAAGGTCTTTTGAGGGCTATTTACGGAGATCGATACGAGGCTTACAGTGCTGGCGTCAAAGCCACAACTGTTAATCCTCACGCTGTTCAGGTCATGAAGGAAATTGGCATCGATATCTCCGGTCAGTACTCTAAAACCCCCAAAGAATTTCAGGATACAATTTTTGACATGGCGGTCACGGTCTGCGATAGGGCTAAAGTGTCCTGTCCTATCTGCAGCACGAATCTGGAACTTCCGACTGAAGCTCCCAGAGCAAGAGAAGTAATTCACAAAAGTTTTGAGGACCCTGCTGCAGCTATGGGATCAGAGGAAGAGCAGCTCAAGGTATTCCGCCGGATCAGAGATGAGATAAAAGACTGGATTTCCCAGACATTTGGGAAATGA
- a CDS encoding phosphate signaling complex PhoU family protein: MTKDRRKIQFTGNSTYIVSLPIKWVRDIGLKPGDTLNLTSMPNKTLLVSSSVLPKERSVLKASIDYLHTESAENNLRIIISHYLAGYDSLKLTTSKGFSAYDRKFIKDSVRQKLIGLELVEESRNELVFLCLLNYTDLPLGRVIKNMYGLVLSMLLDSMTSLRNHNMEIAEDVIQRDDDVDRFYLLAVRQLKASLDDVELAEKIGIRSSKDCLGYRLIIKSIERVGDHAVKIASNVLKMDTGISVDDPIFKMAELSRKVFESSIDSMAEDDLQAINKIVVDAKNVSQFGVSLESRGDGSTLDIALSMILESLRRVAEYSADIAEVSINMNVKKI; this comes from the coding sequence ATTACCAAAGATAGAAGAAAAATTCAGTTTACCGGAAATTCTACCTATATAGTGTCTCTTCCCATAAAATGGGTCCGGGATATAGGGCTTAAACCTGGAGACACACTGAACCTTACATCCATGCCTAACAAAACCCTGCTGGTTTCCTCAAGTGTGCTCCCGAAAGAACGCTCTGTCCTTAAGGCATCTATAGATTATCTCCACACCGAAAGTGCAGAAAACAACCTCAGAATTATTATATCTCATTATCTTGCGGGTTATGATTCTCTCAAACTGACCACCAGCAAAGGTTTCAGTGCCTATGACCGCAAATTTATCAAAGATTCAGTGCGTCAGAAATTAATAGGCCTCGAACTTGTGGAAGAATCAAGGAATGAACTTGTCTTTTTGTGTTTACTTAATTACACTGACCTTCCCCTTGGAAGAGTAATCAAAAACATGTACGGACTTGTGCTTTCCATGCTTCTGGACTCCATGACATCTCTTCGCAACCACAATATGGAAATTGCAGAGGACGTGATCCAGAGAGACGATGATGTCGATCGCTTTTATCTGCTTGCTGTCCGCCAGCTCAAGGCTTCACTTGATGATGTAGAACTAGCCGAAAAAATAGGGATTCGAAGTTCAAAAGATTGCCTGGGATACAGGCTTATTATAAAGAGTATCGAACGCGTAGGAGATCATGCGGTCAAGATAGCTTCAAATGTCTTGAAAATGGATACCGGAATAAGCGTTGATGACCCCATCTTTAAAATGGCTGAACTCTCCCGAAAGGTTTTTGAAAGTTCAATAGACTCAATGGCAGAAGACGACCTGCAGGCTATCAATAAAATTGTTGTGGATGCCAAAAATGTTTCCCAGTTTGGAGTTTCCCTGGAGTCCCGGGGTGATGGAAGTACACTTGATATTGCACTCAGTATGATTCTGGAGAGCCTGCGCAGGGTAGCCGAATATAGCGCCGATATCGCAGAAGTTTCAATCAATATGAATGTAAAGAAGATCTGA
- a CDS encoding DUF2795 domain-containing protein has product METESKSRFITELPVETQKILNNITYPVNRSDIIGQARKSGAIPDIMRGFGMLPDRQYNSAEDVAEELHIIYMGVPAQA; this is encoded by the coding sequence ATGGAAACTGAGAGTAAAAGCAGATTTATTACAGAACTCCCTGTGGAAACTCAGAAGATATTAAACAATATAACCTATCCCGTAAACAGGAGCGACATTATTGGGCAAGCAAGGAAGAGCGGAGCAATCCCGGACATAATGCGGGGATTTGGCATGCTTCCGGACAGGCAATACAACAGCGCTGAAGATGTTGCCGAGGAACTTCATATAATTTACATGGGGGTCCCCGCCCAAGCGTAA
- a CDS encoding DUF2795 domain-containing protein, with product MGTESKSKFITELPMETQEILNDIAYPVNRNDIIEQARKSGAIPDIMRGFGMLPDRQYNSAEDVAEELHIIYLGPPSEKA from the coding sequence ATGGGAACTGAGAGTAAAAGCAAATTTATTACAGAACTTCCGATGGAAACTCAGGAAATATTAAACGATATAGCCTACCCTGTAAACAGAAACGACATTATTGAGCAAGCAAGGAAGAGCGGAGCAATCCCGGACATAATGCGGGGATTTGGCATGCTTCCGGACAGACAATACAATAGCGCTGAGGACGTCGCCGAGGAACTTCATATAATTTACTTGGGGCCCCCCTCCGAAAAAGCGTAA
- a CDS encoding cation:proton antiporter — protein MTSNLLTDLLIIFGLSIPVVYIFFRLKISPLVGFLIAGILAGPYGLGLIQETEHIEVMSEIGVILLLFTIGIEFSLRELLKIKRIVLLGGGLQMSITTVVVSFLLWRLGYSPETAVFMGLIVALSSTAIVLKLLQEKGEIYSAHGRIALGILIFQDIAAVLIIILAPLLAGEAVVGSDLLDLLFRGIGLVLLTLVSARYVVPFVLFHVAKTRNNELFLLSIVVIGLAIAWLTSVAGLSPALGAFLAGLIISESEYAAQALGTVIPFKDMFMSIFFISTGMMLNLGQMSTHLSLILTATVLVLVLKTSVNALTTFFIGFPLHTMLLVGFSLAQVGEFSLVTAQVGFENGIFSETIYQEFLAVTVLSMVLTPFITDLGYYSAVSSQQLSLPGILTTNRYSLQDEGQEKKLENHLIVIGYGVSGRNVGIAAQKASIPYMVIEINPETVRREKLNGIDIIYGDAAQKAVLEHAGIKNARSIVITAGNPVSTWQIIEVAKRLNPDIHIIARTHFLDTIDSFYALGADEVISDEFECSIELFSRVLNKYMVPVKEIETMNTQLRADHYRMLRGPEIQRKSVSATSLDFSDVEIKSIRVEKHSEAAGKTLGDLDLRKKYGVTVLAISRNHRLMYDLRAETELNPDDILLVISPPEQLEEIRELFENGA, from the coding sequence ATGACATCAAATCTCCTGACCGACCTGCTGATTATTTTTGGCCTTTCTATTCCTGTAGTTTATATTTTTTTCAGGTTGAAGATATCTCCGCTGGTGGGTTTCTTGATTGCTGGCATCCTTGCGGGGCCGTATGGGCTTGGACTGATTCAGGAGACTGAGCATATCGAGGTTATGTCGGAAATTGGGGTCATCTTACTGCTCTTTACTATAGGAATAGAATTTTCCCTGCGCGAGCTCCTGAAAATAAAACGGATCGTACTCCTGGGAGGAGGGCTGCAGATGTCTATTACGACTGTTGTTGTTTCTTTCCTTTTATGGAGACTTGGCTATTCTCCCGAAACTGCCGTTTTCATGGGGCTTATCGTGGCGCTCAGCAGTACGGCTATTGTCCTTAAATTACTGCAGGAGAAGGGAGAGATTTACAGCGCTCACGGGAGAATCGCACTCGGGATACTTATCTTCCAGGACATAGCTGCGGTCTTGATAATTATCCTTGCTCCGCTGCTTGCAGGAGAGGCAGTGGTCGGAAGCGATCTCCTAGATCTTTTGTTCAGGGGGATAGGGCTTGTTCTGCTCACGCTTGTAAGTGCGCGTTACGTGGTCCCTTTTGTCTTATTCCATGTGGCAAAAACACGCAACAATGAGCTTTTCCTGCTGAGCATAGTGGTAATAGGGCTTGCTATTGCCTGGCTAACTTCCGTAGCCGGGCTTTCTCCTGCACTCGGGGCTTTTCTGGCAGGGCTTATCATTTCCGAGTCCGAGTATGCTGCCCAGGCGCTCGGGACGGTTATTCCTTTCAAGGACATGTTCATGAGCATCTTTTTTATTTCCACAGGGATGATGCTGAACCTTGGCCAGATGTCAACGCACCTGTCCCTGATTCTTACGGCTACGGTCCTGGTTCTTGTCCTGAAAACCTCGGTAAATGCTTTGACCACTTTTTTCATAGGTTTTCCCCTGCATACCATGCTCCTGGTCGGTTTTTCCCTGGCTCAGGTCGGAGAATTTTCTCTGGTCACTGCGCAGGTGGGTTTCGAAAACGGAATCTTTTCCGAGACAATCTACCAGGAGTTTCTTGCCGTTACCGTGCTTTCGATGGTATTAACTCCTTTTATCACGGATCTGGGATATTATTCTGCAGTTTCCAGCCAGCAACTTTCCCTTCCCGGAATTTTGACAACCAACCGCTACAGTCTGCAGGATGAAGGACAGGAAAAAAAGCTTGAGAACCACCTGATTGTAATAGGCTACGGAGTCAGTGGAAGAAATGTAGGAATTGCCGCTCAAAAAGCTTCTATCCCATATATGGTAATCGAGATCAATCCGGAGACTGTCAGGCGGGAAAAACTGAATGGAATAGACATTATTTATGGGGACGCCGCCCAAAAAGCCGTGCTCGAACACGCAGGAATTAAAAATGCCAGATCAATTGTAATAACTGCAGGCAATCCTGTAAGTACCTGGCAAATCATTGAAGTGGCTAAAAGGCTGAATCCTGACATTCATATTATTGCAAGGACTCATTTCCTGGACACAATTGACAGCTTTTATGCTCTCGGAGCTGATGAGGTTATTTCGGATGAATTTGAGTGCTCCATAGAGCTTTTCTCCAGGGTCCTGAACAAGTACATGGTCCCGGTTAAAGAGATTGAAACCATGAACACTCAACTTCGGGCTGATCATTATAGGATGCTGCGCGGGCCTGAAATACAAAGGAAAAGCGTCTCTGCGACGTCTCTTGACTTTTCCGATGTGGAGATCAAGAGCATAAGAGTCGAAAAACACTCCGAAGCTGCAGGAAAAACTCTTGGTGATCTTGATCTCCGAAAAAAGTACGGAGTTACCGTTCTTGCAATTTCCAGAAATCACAGGCTTATGTATGATCTGAGGGCTGAGACGGAACTTAATCCGGATGATATCCTGCTCGTAATCAGTCCTCCAGAACAACTTGAGGAAATTAGGGAACTTTTTGAAAATGGTGCATAA
- a CDS encoding metal-dependent hydrolase, producing the protein MGKDHVSITLGTVFPFTIPLIFSDNSQPVYAFCVLVAAIIGSLTPDADSGGKPKLHYDFKIVYDIMVPLHKLIVFSFSFFNLKEKMNLEYVVEEQHRGVMHSPIGILISSFVLTLLTTTVGYFIYHGINATLIGFLFLGLISGQFLHLFEDSCTVSGIR; encoded by the coding sequence TTGGGTAAAGATCATGTTTCCATAACACTTGGAACAGTATTTCCATTTACGATTCCACTGATATTTTCAGATAACTCGCAACCGGTATACGCTTTCTGTGTACTTGTGGCTGCGATCATAGGCTCGTTGACACCTGATGCAGACAGTGGCGGAAAGCCCAAATTACACTATGATTTCAAAATCGTTTATGATATCATGGTTCCTCTTCATAAGCTGATAGTTTTTTCTTTCAGTTTCTTCAATTTAAAAGAAAAAATGAATCTTGAATACGTTGTAGAGGAACAGCATAGAGGCGTAATGCATTCTCCTATTGGAATTTTAATAAGCTCCTTTGTACTCACTTTGTTGACGACAACAGTTGGCTATTTCATTTACCATGGAATAAATGCTACTCTTATAGGTTTCTTGTTTTTAGGTTTAATATCTGGGCAATTCTTACACCTATTCGAAGATTCCTGCACGGTTTCCGGGATCAGATAG
- a CDS encoding pyridoxamine 5'-phosphate oxidase family protein has translation MTSKLMDYFNKQPRIGVLSTASKDGKVDSAVFGSPQMTDEKTVVVATGNNRTFANLQENPYAMFLIMEPGADIMSWKGIRVYMKLKESATSGEMLDMIRNEIAKMAGEEAGKMIYATATFEIIELRPLVDMGQGWEKSI, from the coding sequence ATGACGTCAAAACTGATGGACTACTTTAACAAGCAACCGAGGATTGGGGTTCTCAGCACAGCGAGTAAAGACGGAAAGGTAGATTCGGCTGTTTTCGGATCACCTCAAATGACCGATGAAAAGACCGTTGTAGTTGCAACAGGTAATAACCGCACGTTTGCAAACCTTCAGGAAAACCCTTACGCAATGTTCCTGATAATGGAGCCGGGAGCAGATATTATGAGCTGGAAAGGGATCAGGGTTTATATGAAGTTGAAAGAATCTGCAACGTCGGGCGAGATGCTTGACATGATCAGAAACGAGATCGCAAAAATGGCCGGGGAGGAGGCAGGAAAGATGATATACGCAACTGCCACCTTCGAGATTATTGAGCTGAGACCTCTCGTTGATATGGGACAGGGCTGGGAGAAATCGATCTGA